In one window of Bifidobacterium sp. WK041_4_12 DNA:
- a CDS encoding TMEM175 family protein, whose product MKKFKERFDVFSDAVFAIILTIMVLDVPVEVLNGELNYMELAQNIGIYVVSFCFVANCWYKHALMFNEVDKVPHTVIILDFLLLLSVSLIPAFTKLMISDIAQGTVMLCGTAYLIVTILEVVIARAILPAKYQDAAQMKQVYTYIFGSAYLTNSALLVVFIALAYFRPYFGLVLFIIIPIRSFISNAGKQQNFNDISQLDSQGVSSFMKLSQSDKRRFLMILRRYIGQMRSPNLSRDDKNAAWTRFVNDVQRSFGISEEQASQWFHDATLEHKSYRDSQTQHETMAQRPYDRGTLQHGMPLPRHGRRNRQQRGRRH is encoded by the coding sequence GTGAAGAAATTCAAGGAACGGTTCGACGTATTCAGCGATGCGGTCTTCGCCATCATCCTTACCATCATGGTCTTGGACGTACCGGTCGAGGTTCTCAATGGCGAACTGAACTATATGGAACTCGCCCAGAATATTGGCATTTATGTGGTGAGCTTCTGCTTCGTTGCCAACTGCTGGTACAAGCATGCCTTGATGTTCAATGAGGTTGACAAGGTGCCACATACGGTCATCATTCTTGACTTTCTGCTGCTTCTTTCAGTGTCCCTGATCCCCGCGTTCACGAAGCTGATGATCTCGGACATCGCACAAGGCACCGTCATGCTGTGCGGCACGGCGTATCTGATCGTGACGATTCTTGAAGTGGTCATAGCCAGAGCAATACTGCCAGCAAAATATCAGGACGCGGCACAGATGAAGCAGGTGTACACCTATATTTTCGGTTCCGCCTATCTGACCAATAGCGCGCTATTGGTTGTCTTCATCGCTCTCGCATACTTCCGTCCATACTTTGGGCTGGTTCTGTTCATCATCATCCCCATACGCTCATTTATCTCAAATGCTGGGAAACAGCAGAATTTCAACGATATCTCGCAGTTGGACAGTCAGGGAGTATCGAGCTTCATGAAGCTTTCGCAGTCCGACAAGCGTCGGTTCCTCATGATTCTTCGACGCTACATTGGACAGATGCGCAGTCCAAATCTCAGCAGAGACGACAAGAATGCCGCCTGGACGCGTTTCGTCAATGACGTTCAGCGTTCCTTCGGAATCAGCGAAGAGCAGGCATCGCAATGGTTCCATGACGCAACGTTGGAGCACAAAAGTTATCGAGACAGTCAGACCCAGCATGAAACGATGGCTCAACGACCCTACGACAGGGGCACATTGCAGCATGGCATGCCACTGCCTCGGCATGGCAGGAGAAATCGTCAGCAACGTGGCAGACGACACTAG
- a CDS encoding metal ABC transporter permease: MFEAYVMNTWYASTIVALSAGIIGVFVVLRGDSFLAHAIPHGSFAGAAIAVTVGLSPVTGMGIAALVSALAMHLLGKKGRRDAVIALLLVFLLAGGAFMLSLSGDYSNEVYALLFGQVLAVTDGDLLTMSILAVIAVGLVLCMVRPLLASSIMPEQASVRGVNNNLVALLFTIVIACVTTASVPIVGAMLLFSLLIAPPAAACALAHDPIHAIMLSSLFALFCMWLSVALSIMTDLPVGFFVATSSACIYAIAKVIAHMWKH; encoded by the coding sequence ATGTTTGAGGCCTATGTGATGAACACCTGGTATGCCAGCACCATCGTGGCCCTGAGCGCTGGAATCATAGGCGTTTTTGTAGTGCTTCGCGGAGATTCATTTCTGGCTCACGCCATTCCTCATGGGTCTTTTGCAGGCGCAGCAATAGCCGTGACCGTCGGATTAAGCCCCGTGACTGGCATGGGAATTGCGGCGCTGGTTTCTGCATTGGCCATGCACCTTCTTGGCAAGAAGGGACGGCGCGATGCCGTGATCGCATTGCTGCTCGTTTTTCTGCTCGCTGGCGGTGCATTTATGCTCAGTCTGAGCGGAGATTACAGCAACGAAGTCTATGCCCTGCTCTTTGGACAGGTGCTTGCGGTGACCGATGGAGATTTGCTCACCATGTCCATTCTTGCTGTCATCGCAGTCGGATTGGTACTCTGCATGGTTCGGCCACTCTTGGCATCGTCCATCATGCCTGAACAGGCGAGCGTGCGCGGTGTGAACAATAATCTTGTCGCTCTGCTCTTCACCATCGTGATTGCTTGCGTTACCACGGCAAGCGTGCCGATTGTCGGAGCGATGCTGCTGTTCAGCCTGCTCATCGCTCCACCTGCTGCCGCCTGCGCCTTGGCACATGATCCGATTCACGCCATCATGCTCTCATCTCTGTTCGCTCTGTTCTGCATGTGGCTTTCCGTAGCCCTGTCAATCATGACAGATCTGCCGGTCGGTTTCTTCGTCGCTACATCAAGTGCATGCATCTATGCGATTGCCAAGGTCATTGCTCATATGTGGAAGCACTAG
- a CDS encoding ABC transporter permease, whose product MNNGIAGSTAEGTTRARHSLLSDIVVIIGILALIGGIAVMLPDINRAVGPQGLPSTISTDPSNLPYYAMRSVLRMFIALACSLLFTVVYGLAAARSRRLGAILIPLLDILQSVPILGFLSATISLWLVLFPGSILGVEAASIFAIFTSQAWNMTFSFHRSLLSEPTELDEAAKILRLSHWQRFWNLDMPNAMIPLLWNCMMSVGGGWFFLTASEMISVNNHTYALPGIGSYVAEASRHRELGNIGWAILTMVIVVVLIDFCLWKPLTAWAEKFRITSSASIVQRRSMVLTIIRQSHLNDVLAWLCRPIGEGLDMVTRPLGRTGSRWHVRSTRSRIGDMAFGTVIVIAISIGILAWIEFIRRGTGIDEIWHVFGLGLLTFLRVMLLTLVCSIIWVPIGASIGMNPRLSRIFQPLIQVLSSFPANFTFPLVTLWFIAWHIDINWGTMLLMSLGTQWYILFNVIAGASSIPDDLQEMTRSFRLTRWQRWSKLILPAVFGSWCTGGITAAGGAWNASIVSETVAYGHATLTATGLGSYIAASTASGNMSKTLLGVTIMSLFVVIVNRIFWHPLEKLAEQRFSLTP is encoded by the coding sequence ATGAACAACGGCATAGCAGGAAGCACTGCCGAAGGAACAACAAGAGCCAGGCATTCATTGCTCTCCGATATCGTCGTCATCATTGGCATTCTTGCCTTGATAGGTGGCATCGCCGTCATGCTTCCCGATATAAACAGGGCAGTCGGACCGCAGGGCTTGCCGTCGACAATTTCTACGGACCCGAGCAATCTGCCCTATTATGCGATGCGTTCGGTATTGCGCATGTTCATAGCGCTTGCCTGCTCGTTGCTGTTCACCGTGGTCTACGGCTTGGCGGCAGCGAGAAGCAGAAGGCTGGGTGCCATACTCATTCCCTTGCTTGACATTCTTCAGTCCGTGCCGATTCTTGGATTCCTCTCGGCAACCATTTCGCTATGGCTGGTGCTCTTCCCTGGCTCGATTCTTGGTGTCGAGGCAGCTTCCATCTTTGCTATATTCACAAGCCAGGCATGGAACATGACCTTCTCATTCCACCGCTCTCTGCTCAGCGAACCAACCGAACTTGACGAGGCCGCGAAAATTCTCAGGCTTAGCCATTGGCAACGATTCTGGAATCTTGACATGCCGAACGCTATGATTCCCCTGCTCTGGAATTGCATGATGAGCGTCGGTGGCGGCTGGTTCTTCCTGACAGCGTCGGAAATGATCTCGGTCAACAACCACACCTACGCACTTCCCGGCATTGGCAGCTATGTCGCAGAGGCATCACGTCATCGTGAGCTGGGCAATATCGGATGGGCAATTCTGACCATGGTCATCGTGGTGGTACTCATTGATTTCTGTCTATGGAAGCCATTGACCGCATGGGCCGAAAAGTTCCGCATCACATCAAGTGCATCGATTGTCCAACGGCGCAGCATGGTGCTTACCATCATTCGCCAGTCGCATCTCAACGATGTGCTCGCCTGGCTCTGCCGTCCGATTGGCGAAGGCTTGGACATGGTGACACGGCCGTTGGGACGTACAGGCTCACGTTGGCATGTTCGTTCGACCCGTTCGCGCATCGGTGACATGGCATTCGGCACGGTTATCGTCATCGCGATCTCGATAGGCATTCTTGCGTGGATTGAATTCATCAGGCGTGGCACTGGCATCGATGAGATATGGCATGTTTTCGGTCTGGGGCTGCTGACCTTCCTTCGTGTCATGCTGCTCACTCTCGTCTGCTCCATTATCTGGGTTCCCATTGGCGCAAGCATTGGCATGAACCCACGCTTGTCCCGCATCTTCCAACCGCTGATCCAGGTGCTTTCGAGCTTTCCTGCGAACTTCACCTTTCCCTTGGTGACGTTGTGGTTCATCGCCTGGCACATAGACATCAACTGGGGCACGATGCTGCTGATGTCGTTGGGAACACAGTGGTACATTCTCTTCAACGTCATCGCCGGTGCGAGTTCGATCCCTGACGATTTGCAGGAGATGACCCGTAGCTTCAGACTTACCAGATGGCAGCGGTGGAGCAAACTCATTCTTCCCGCAGTGTTTGGCTCATGGTGCACGGGCGGCATCACTGCTGCTGGCGGAGCGTGGAATGCTTCGATTGTCTCCGAAACGGTCGCCTATGGCCATGCAACCTTGACTGCCACAGGTCTGGGGTCATACATCGCCGCATCCACGGCATCGGGAAATATGTCGAAGACGCTGCTGGGAGTGACGATCATGTCGCTCTTCGTGGTGATCGTCAATCGCATATTCTGGCATCCCTTGGAGAAGCTCGCAGAACAGCGATTCTCGCTGACACCCTGA
- a CDS encoding nitrate/sulfonate/bicarbonate ABC transporter ATP-binding protein, whose product MNMIQASHINTTFMSDKGEELSILKDMSFTLQEGEIVAILGRSGAGKSTFLRTLAGLVPPTSGSVSYRGTELHGPNPGVAMVFQTFALMPWLTVESNVELGLQARGIGRKEREQAALQSIDSIGLDGFETAYPKELSGGMRQRVGIARALVLQPDALFMDEPFSALDVLTAENLRQEVLNLWSNGESKLRSILIVTHNIEEAVQMADRVVVLGSHPGHIIATVDVDIARPRDKHAPEFEDMVDKLYSILTGKVSESSIKSTRTPNSLSGVKKMAAESPTNRMLPDATPGGLAGLLEIVASYADGIDLADLASALSFEVDDLFPLLDAGTLLGMLDVSEGHVTVTETGHRWNDADILNSKVVFADIAMSHVPLVRAIDRALRQSKNGRLHGDLIVDLLHSKEPEDVARKQFHIAIEWGRYGELFDYDADDDLLTLDEAAM is encoded by the coding sequence ATGAACATGATTCAGGCCTCTCACATCAACACGACGTTCATGAGCGACAAAGGCGAAGAACTCTCCATATTGAAGGACATGTCCTTCACCTTGCAGGAAGGGGAGATCGTAGCCATTCTCGGCCGTTCAGGAGCGGGAAAATCAACCTTCCTTCGCACCCTTGCCGGTCTGGTGCCTCCCACCAGCGGCAGTGTCAGCTATCGAGGCACCGAACTGCACGGACCGAATCCCGGGGTGGCCATGGTCTTCCAGACCTTTGCCCTCATGCCATGGCTGACCGTCGAGTCGAACGTCGAACTGGGCTTGCAGGCTCGAGGCATCGGCCGAAAGGAACGTGAGCAAGCAGCACTGCAATCCATTGATTCGATTGGTCTCGACGGCTTCGAAACAGCATATCCAAAGGAACTGTCCGGCGGCATGCGCCAACGCGTCGGCATCGCACGCGCATTGGTGCTCCAGCCAGACGCGCTGTTCATGGATGAGCCGTTCTCGGCACTGGATGTCCTGACCGCTGAAAATCTTCGTCAGGAAGTGCTGAATCTATGGTCGAATGGTGAAAGCAAGCTGCGATCCATTCTGATCGTGACGCACAACATCGAGGAAGCCGTGCAGATGGCTGATCGAGTAGTGGTTCTGGGTTCGCACCCAGGGCATATCATTGCCACGGTGGACGTCGACATTGCTCGACCGAGGGACAAGCATGCGCCAGAATTCGAAGACATGGTTGACAAGCTGTATTCGATTTTGACTGGTAAGGTCAGCGAAAGCTCGATCAAGTCAACGCGCACACCGAATTCCTTGTCTGGCGTCAAGAAGATGGCTGCCGAATCGCCAACCAATCGCATGCTCCCAGACGCGACGCCTGGCGGTCTTGCAGGCCTTCTTGAAATCGTTGCCAGCTATGCTGACGGCATCGATCTTGCGGACCTGGCATCGGCACTCTCATTCGAGGTTGACGACCTCTTCCCGCTCCTCGATGCAGGCACGTTACTGGGCATGCTTGATGTCAGCGAAGGCCATGTTACGGTGACTGAAACCGGGCATCGTTGGAATGATGCAGACATTTTGAACAGCAAGGTCGTGTTCGCCGACATCGCCATGAGCCATGTGCCGCTGGTCCGAGCCATTGACAGGGCGCTACGCCAATCCAAAAACGGAAGACTGCACGGTGACCTGATCGTTGACCTGCTCCATAGCAAAGAGCCGGAAGATGTTGCAAGAAAGCAATTCCATATCGCCATTGAATGGGGGCGCTACGGTGAATTGTTCGATTACGATGCCGATGACGACTTGCTCACCCTTGACGAAGCAGCCATGTGA